The Echinicola rosea genome has a segment encoding these proteins:
- a CDS encoding DUF1835 domain-containing protein, whose product MSPYHILNGDALKDRFPKEITGEVIVMRECLVDGEVKSENLKDFFAKRAAFIANAYGDFSEEDYFSQTVLELEKITKIVPGSSIYLWFEDDLFCQVNFWFVVNLLHSNHKEPCKVYLVRPKTSLLLGFAGLDQKGLQKAFEDRVEITQVAKIAQLWDRYQANDGDLLWQGARELEEFFPFMLTAVEAHLARIPRGDYLGRPKEALLEIMKELGTKEFVPVFKEFHKRESIYGFGDLQVKRLFDEI is encoded by the coding sequence ATGAGTCCATATCACATTCTTAATGGCGATGCACTCAAAGACCGCTTTCCCAAGGAAATCACTGGTGAAGTGATTGTTATGCGCGAATGCTTGGTAGATGGTGAGGTGAAAAGTGAAAATTTAAAAGATTTTTTCGCCAAAAGGGCAGCATTTATCGCCAATGCTTATGGGGATTTCTCGGAAGAGGATTATTTCAGCCAAACGGTTTTAGAATTGGAGAAGATCACCAAAATCGTCCCCGGGTCCTCCATTTATCTTTGGTTTGAGGATGACCTGTTTTGCCAGGTCAATTTTTGGTTTGTCGTAAATTTACTCCATAGCAATCATAAAGAACCATGCAAGGTGTATTTGGTCAGGCCAAAGACGAGTCTTTTACTCGGTTTTGCGGGGCTTGATCAAAAGGGGCTCCAGAAGGCTTTTGAGGATCGGGTGGAAATCACGCAGGTGGCCAAGATAGCCCAGCTCTGGGACAGGTACCAAGCTAATGATGGTGATTTGCTATGGCAAGGTGCCCGGGAATTGGAAGAATTTTTTCCTTTTATGCTTACTGCGGTGGAGGCCCATCTGGCCAGGATTCCGCGAGGCGATTACCTTGGAAGGCCTAAAGAGGCATTACTGGAAATCATGAAGGAATTGGGGACGAAGGAGTTTGTGCCTGTTTTTAAGGAATTCCACAAGCGAGAGAGTATTTATGGGTTTGGTGATTTGCAAGTGAAGCGGCTTTTTGATGAAATCTAG
- a CDS encoding glycoside hydrolase family 2 protein: MKTTLQIVKICLFSLLFVQLGAAQQRYELKTDWYCNPVNETQAEGQALSKVSFPIQDWMPATVPGTVLTTLLNNGKVPDPFYGLNNEKIKDIYDTGREYYTYWFVTDFSETAKSGEQVWLNFRGINYSVDIFLNGQKVNPTPYKGMYLRKQFNVTKFLSKEGNNRLAVLVHPADHVGNPNGGQGGDGTIAKGVALQYTAGWDWIQPVRDRNTGIWDKVFIEKTKAVNLKNPHIVTLVDGKRMPGTKQAPATIKVTTELQNTQDHPLSGTLQYTLDGKTVRKDVTLPAQQTTEVALPDLQVQNPKLWWPNGYGAQPLYGIDLQFITGAEISDHEKVTFGIREIQTEWNEHTRSQQIAVNGQKIFIKGGNWIISDAMLRFSEERYDAEIRFHRDMNLNLIRIWGGALPERPEFYEACDKYGMLVIQDFWMSGDCNGRWLDPKKKDDQWTRRQYPDDHGLFIESAADVVKMLRNHPSLAMWCGGNEITPPADILKALKEDVLPQLDGTRWFIDYSNSDEMSYNFKGGNGDGPYGIQDISTFWAEKTWPFNSEVGSVGTGDAASLKRFIPEENQVIPIEMDGTEKVRDEVWSYHKYIDYGDAMEPYGTPTDMEDFAAKAQLVNYNQYRGLIEGFSAHMWDWYTGVIIWKTQNPWTSLRGQMYDYYLDPNACLYGLRTGSEALHGMYDPVKGNIMIANNTFEQQHDIMLRVTAYDMEGNDQQLTQVFCYIEPSSIRLIMSLQRRIQELSAEKGMFLSVQLLNTEQEVLSDNFYWLPDAAGNYSGLQSMAKAPVQAQTTRIAKDKIRLQLTNPSGNTVSFFNRISLIDAATGERLLPTFYSDNYVSLVPGEEKSITLTYAELEKINAKIEIGGWNAPKQVVQIE, translated from the coding sequence ATGAAAACTACCTTACAGATCGTAAAAATCTGTTTGTTCTCGCTTCTATTTGTTCAATTGGGGGCAGCTCAGCAGCGATATGAACTTAAAACGGACTGGTATTGCAATCCAGTAAACGAAACGCAAGCAGAAGGCCAGGCCCTATCCAAGGTCTCATTCCCAATTCAAGATTGGATGCCAGCCACTGTTCCCGGTACAGTGCTTACCACTCTGCTGAACAACGGAAAAGTACCTGATCCCTTTTATGGCCTAAACAATGAAAAAATAAAGGATATTTACGATACGGGAAGGGAATACTATACGTATTGGTTTGTCACCGATTTTTCGGAAACAGCCAAATCGGGAGAACAGGTATGGCTAAACTTTAGAGGCATCAACTATAGCGTGGATATTTTTCTCAATGGCCAAAAAGTAAACCCAACTCCGTACAAAGGCATGTACCTTCGAAAGCAGTTTAACGTCACTAAGTTTCTCAGCAAGGAGGGCAATAACCGGCTGGCGGTACTGGTACACCCTGCTGACCACGTAGGAAATCCCAATGGAGGCCAAGGTGGTGATGGCACCATTGCTAAAGGCGTGGCCCTCCAATATACTGCTGGCTGGGACTGGATCCAACCTGTGCGTGACAGAAACACGGGCATTTGGGACAAGGTCTTCATCGAAAAGACCAAAGCTGTCAATCTCAAAAATCCCCATATCGTCACCTTGGTGGACGGTAAGCGGATGCCCGGTACCAAACAGGCTCCTGCTACCATCAAAGTAACTACCGAATTGCAAAACACACAAGATCATCCCCTCAGCGGCACCCTTCAGTACACCCTCGACGGAAAAACTGTCCGCAAAGACGTCACCCTACCAGCACAGCAAACAACGGAAGTCGCATTGCCCGACCTCCAAGTGCAAAATCCGAAGCTCTGGTGGCCGAATGGTTATGGAGCGCAGCCCCTTTACGGTATTGACCTTCAATTCATCACGGGTGCGGAGATTTCCGACCACGAAAAAGTCACCTTTGGCATTCGGGAAATCCAGACCGAATGGAACGAGCATACCCGCAGTCAACAGATCGCTGTCAACGGCCAAAAGATTTTCATCAAGGGAGGAAACTGGATCATCTCGGATGCCATGCTGCGATTTTCGGAGGAACGGTACGATGCCGAAATCCGCTTCCACAGGGACATGAACCTTAACCTGATCCGCATTTGGGGCGGGGCATTGCCTGAACGGCCTGAATTTTACGAAGCATGTGACAAGTACGGCATGCTGGTCATTCAGGACTTCTGGATGTCTGGTGACTGCAACGGAAGGTGGTTGGATCCAAAGAAAAAAGACGACCAATGGACGCGTCGGCAATACCCCGATGACCACGGGCTGTTTATAGAATCTGCTGCAGACGTCGTGAAAATGCTTCGAAACCACCCGTCACTGGCCATGTGGTGTGGTGGAAATGAGATCACCCCGCCTGCGGACATTCTCAAGGCCCTAAAAGAAGACGTATTGCCCCAGCTGGACGGCACGCGTTGGTTCATCGATTATTCCAATAGCGATGAGATGTCTTATAACTTCAAAGGTGGCAATGGCGATGGTCCCTATGGCATTCAGGACATCTCCACCTTCTGGGCTGAAAAAACCTGGCCGTTCAATTCAGAAGTAGGCTCGGTAGGTACTGGAGATGCCGCATCCTTGAAGCGATTCATTCCAGAAGAAAATCAGGTCATCCCAATCGAAATGGACGGCACTGAAAAGGTGCGGGACGAAGTCTGGAGCTATCATAAATACATCGATTATGGCGATGCCATGGAGCCATATGGCACTCCTACCGACATGGAGGATTTTGCCGCGAAAGCACAACTGGTAAATTACAATCAATACCGTGGGCTCATAGAAGGGTTTTCGGCCCATATGTGGGACTGGTACACGGGGGTGATCATCTGGAAAACACAAAACCCTTGGACTTCCCTCCGTGGCCAAATGTATGATTACTACCTGGATCCCAATGCCTGCCTTTACGGCCTGCGCACCGGCAGTGAAGCGCTTCATGGGATGTACGATCCCGTTAAGGGAAATATCATGATCGCCAACAACACCTTCGAACAGCAACACGACATCATGCTTCGCGTGACGGCTTATGACATGGAAGGCAACGATCAGCAACTTACACAGGTATTTTGCTATATCGAACCATCCAGCATCCGGCTGATCATGTCGCTACAAAGGCGCATTCAAGAACTCAGTGCTGAAAAAGGTATGTTCCTTTCTGTCCAGTTACTGAATACTGAACAGGAAGTCCTCAGCGACAATTTCTACTGGCTGCCAGATGCTGCGGGCAATTACTCCGGCCTACAAAGCATGGCAAAAGCTCCTGTCCAAGCACAGACCACCAGAATAGCCAAGGATAAAATAAGACTGCAACTGACCAACCCGTCTGGAAATACGGTTTCTTTCTTTAACCGTATTTCCCTTATTGACGCCGCTACCGGAGAAAGGTTACTGCCTACATTCTATAGCGATAATTATGTTTCTTTGGTACCTGGGGAAGAAAAATCCATCACCCTCACCTATGCTGAGTTGGAAAAGATCAATGCCAAAATTGAAATTGGAGGGTGGAATGCCCCAAAGCAGGTCGTCCAGATTGAATAG
- a CDS encoding VOC family protein: protein MKEGSVGIRRIVPNIYTDQIEASKAFFLKYLGMELAMDMGWVLTFVSTENPTAQINLFKHEGGVPVNNEPVFMSVEVQDVDSMYQRAKEMNYPIVYDIRDESWGVRRFFVKAPCGATLNLLAHLSQG from the coding sequence ATGAAAGAAGGTAGTGTGGGCATTCGAAGAATTGTCCCTAACATCTATACTGATCAAATAGAAGCATCGAAAGCGTTCTTTTTAAAGTATTTGGGGATGGAACTGGCGATGGACATGGGGTGGGTGTTGACATTTGTTTCAACAGAAAACCCCACTGCCCAAATCAATCTCTTCAAGCATGAAGGTGGTGTTCCTGTCAATAATGAACCGGTCTTTATGTCCGTAGAAGTTCAGGATGTGGATTCCATGTACCAACGGGCAAAGGAAATGAACTACCCCATTGTTTATGATATTCGGGACGAAAGCTGGGGTGTCAGGCGTTTTTTTGTGAAAGCACCCTGTGGAGCGACACTCAATTTACTCGCCCACCTTTCTCAAGGTTAG
- a CDS encoding DUF2254 domain-containing protein — protein MKAKLIYFWSNIQSSFWFVPLILILCAILAAFGLVFLDDAVKVEPSGIFSYFLIGSADSARSVLSTIAGAMIGVAGTVFSITLVALTLASSQFGPRLLQNFMHDKLNQVVLGSYIATFTYCLVVLSTVKSSDSLQFLPTISVGFSIILALVNIFLLVIFIHHISISIQADQVVSNVNSSLNHHFRRLFPKAEEEEEVLEIADSKIEKLKQNARYKEVYKVKRSGYLQVVNRERLINLAKEIEGFIEVKKHAGHFLVEGQEVFTVYGEKELEEGFESRLLSALIAGNKRNSTQDSEFAVRQMVEVASRALSPGVNDPYTAITCIDKLTDSICYLTAVDLPGPYRFDEDKKLRLILNTMSFDGVVSVAFNQIRQFGQSSPAVLIHLMGAMVTIYKLSERSEHKQVILKHAKMILQAGKEHFGERNDYRDLEERYQQLDISDNTLQKDKV, from the coding sequence TTGAAAGCAAAACTCATTTATTTTTGGTCCAACATTCAATCCAGCTTTTGGTTTGTGCCTTTAATTCTTATCCTCTGTGCTATTTTGGCAGCATTTGGATTGGTTTTTCTGGATGATGCAGTAAAAGTAGAGCCTTCTGGGATTTTTAGCTATTTTCTTATCGGGAGTGCAGATTCTGCCAGAAGTGTATTGTCCACCATAGCAGGCGCGATGATAGGAGTGGCGGGTACGGTATTTTCCATCACATTGGTAGCCTTGACTTTGGCATCTTCCCAGTTTGGCCCGAGACTATTGCAGAATTTCATGCATGATAAGCTCAATCAGGTGGTTTTGGGCTCATACATTGCCACTTTTACGTATTGCTTGGTAGTGCTAAGTACTGTTAAGTCCAGCGATAGTTTGCAATTTTTGCCGACTATTTCGGTAGGTTTTTCCATCATTTTGGCATTGGTCAATATTTTCCTATTGGTGATTTTTATCCACCATATTTCCATTAGTATCCAAGCTGACCAAGTGGTATCCAATGTCAATAGCAGTTTGAACCATCACTTTCGGAGGTTGTTTCCCAAGGCAGAAGAGGAGGAAGAGGTACTGGAAATTGCTGATTCAAAAATCGAAAAATTAAAGCAAAATGCCCGCTATAAGGAGGTCTATAAGGTAAAGAGGAGCGGTTACCTCCAAGTAGTCAACAGGGAACGGTTGATTAATCTTGCGAAGGAAATAGAAGGTTTTATCGAAGTGAAAAAGCATGCCGGTCATTTTCTAGTGGAGGGGCAGGAAGTTTTCACGGTGTATGGTGAGAAGGAGTTGGAAGAAGGATTTGAAAGCCGGCTTTTATCTGCGCTCATCGCAGGAAACAAGCGGAATTCGACCCAAGATAGTGAATTTGCCGTACGGCAAATGGTGGAAGTAGCTTCCCGGGCACTGTCTCCAGGCGTGAATGATCCCTATACTGCCATTACCTGCATCGATAAGTTGACCGATTCTATTTGTTACCTTACTGCCGTGGACTTGCCGGGCCCTTATCGTTTTGATGAGGATAAAAAACTCCGATTGATCCTGAATACCATGAGTTTCGATGGAGTCGTAAGTGTGGCTTTTAACCAAATCCGTCAATTTGGTCAGAGCAGTCCTGCGGTCCTCATCCATTTGATGGGTGCTATGGTGACCATCTATAAATTGTCCGAACGGTCTGAACATAAACAGGTGATTTTAAAACACGCTAAAATGATCCTTCAGGCAGGGAAGGAGCACTTTGGTGAGCGCAATGACTACAGAGACTTGGAAGAGCGCTATCAACAGTTGGATATTTCGGACAATACCTTACAAAAAGATAAAGTATAA
- a CDS encoding FAD-binding and (Fe-S)-binding domain-containing protein, producing MSNEPANLSPFLAELAKELEGDLYYDQLMRTLYATDASVYRELPLAVALPKTKDDIKKLIHFANTHKTSLIPRTAGTSLAGQCVGDGIVVDVSTYFTQILEFNKEEGWVRVQPGVVRDELNAFLKPHGYFFSPVTSTANRAMIGGMVGNNSCGTTSIIYGSTREHTLELQTILSDGSEVTFTQLSNEEFEEKRKQNDLEGKLYQGIYEELSQPVHQENIRKQFPKPSIQRRNTGYAVDYLLETAVFSEKDTAFDFCKLLCGSEGTLAFTTEIKIHLDPLPAPRDVVVAAHFGTIHESMKATQLAMKHHPTACELMDKIILDCTKENIEQSKNRYFVEGDPEGILMVEFRDEIEEGALQQAQKMIDAMKMAGLGYAYPIITGERTKNVWTLRSAGLGLLANIPGDRKAVACIEDTAVDIDDLADFIDEFGEIMKGFGQKPVHYAHAGAGEIHLRPILDLKKSEDVEDFYKITEAVAKLVKKYDGSLSGEHGDGRVRAAFIPIMVGEENYQLFRRIKKTWDPHNIFNPGKIVDTAPMNSFLRYERDMKTPEFETTMDFGHVGGILRAAEKCNGSGDCRKLPVSGGTMCPSYMATKNEKDTTRGRANTLREFLTKNTQPNPFDHPEIKEVMDLCLSCKGCTSECPSNVDMSSLKAEFLHQYHKTHGIPLRSKAFAFINNLNELGSLVPGMTNFLMTNKSTGNMMKKVLRVAEKRNLPTISKVNLRKWYKKHYGNLPTPAKKVGSVNFFCDEFTNFNDTEIGIKAIKLLNYLGYEVKMADHPESGRGAISKGLLDRAKKLANQNVSLFKDKVTLDEPLIGVEPSAILTFKDEYPRLVNQSLVEDAKKLKRHSMMVDEFLAKEVMRGNISAEQFTKASKKVLLHGHCHQKSLSSVSFTQKLLTLPENYTLETIPSGCCGMAGSFGYEEEHYEVSMNVGELVLFPAVRKADEATIVAAPGTSCRHQIADGTGRKALHPVEVLFDAAGL from the coding sequence ATGTCTAACGAACCAGCGAATTTGTCACCCTTTTTGGCTGAATTAGCCAAAGAATTGGAGGGTGATTTATATTACGATCAACTCATGAGAACCCTGTATGCGACGGATGCATCGGTATATAGGGAATTACCTTTGGCGGTAGCTTTACCCAAGACCAAAGACGATATCAAAAAGCTCATCCATTTTGCCAATACCCATAAGACCTCCCTGATCCCCCGAACTGCGGGAACTTCACTGGCAGGACAGTGTGTAGGGGATGGCATCGTGGTGGACGTGTCAACGTATTTTACCCAAATTCTGGAGTTTAACAAAGAAGAAGGCTGGGTGCGCGTGCAGCCTGGCGTGGTCCGTGACGAGCTAAATGCATTTCTAAAGCCCCATGGGTATTTCTTCAGTCCCGTGACATCGACTGCCAATAGGGCGATGATCGGAGGGATGGTGGGAAATAATTCCTGTGGCACCACCTCCATTATCTACGGATCTACCCGTGAGCATACCTTGGAATTGCAGACCATCTTGAGCGATGGATCTGAGGTGACTTTTACCCAGCTTTCTAACGAGGAGTTTGAGGAGAAAAGGAAGCAGAATGATCTGGAGGGAAAGCTATATCAAGGGATTTATGAAGAGCTCAGTCAGCCAGTTCATCAGGAAAATATCAGGAAGCAATTTCCCAAACCCTCTATTCAGCGCCGAAACACGGGGTATGCGGTGGATTATTTGTTGGAGACCGCGGTGTTTTCGGAGAAGGATACGGCTTTTGATTTTTGTAAATTACTGTGTGGATCGGAAGGAACGCTGGCATTCACTACCGAAATCAAAATCCACTTGGATCCGCTTCCAGCACCCAGGGATGTGGTGGTAGCTGCTCATTTTGGGACGATCCATGAGTCCATGAAGGCGACCCAGCTGGCGATGAAGCACCATCCGACGGCTTGTGAGCTGATGGACAAAATCATATTGGACTGCACCAAAGAGAATATCGAGCAAAGTAAGAACCGTTATTTTGTGGAAGGGGATCCGGAAGGAATTCTGATGGTGGAGTTTAGGGACGAGATAGAAGAAGGAGCACTCCAACAGGCACAAAAGATGATCGATGCCATGAAGATGGCCGGGTTAGGCTATGCCTACCCGATCATCACAGGCGAACGAACCAAAAATGTGTGGACATTACGAAGTGCAGGGCTTGGCCTACTCGCTAATATCCCTGGAGATAGAAAAGCCGTGGCCTGTATTGAGGATACGGCTGTGGATATCGATGACCTTGCCGATTTTATTGATGAATTTGGTGAAATCATGAAAGGCTTTGGCCAAAAACCGGTGCATTATGCCCATGCCGGAGCTGGTGAAATTCACTTGCGTCCCATCTTAGATTTAAAAAAATCCGAAGATGTGGAGGATTTTTATAAAATCACCGAGGCCGTGGCCAAGTTGGTGAAAAAATACGACGGCTCTCTCAGTGGGGAGCATGGTGATGGACGAGTGAGGGCGGCATTTATCCCTATCATGGTCGGGGAAGAAAACTATCAGCTTTTCCGCAGGATCAAGAAAACCTGGGATCCCCATAATATATTCAACCCTGGAAAAATCGTGGACACGGCTCCCATGAATAGTTTTTTACGCTATGAGCGTGACATGAAAACACCGGAATTCGAGACCACGATGGATTTTGGGCATGTGGGAGGAATTTTGCGGGCAGCTGAAAAATGTAACGGATCCGGGGATTGTCGAAAACTACCTGTTTCCGGTGGTACCATGTGTCCGAGCTATATGGCCACCAAGAACGAAAAGGACACCACCCGCGGTCGTGCCAATACCCTAAGGGAGTTTTTGACAAAAAATACCCAACCTAACCCATTTGACCATCCGGAGATCAAGGAAGTGATGGACCTTTGCCTGTCTTGCAAAGGCTGCACCTCGGAGTGCCCTTCCAATGTGGACATGTCGAGTCTCAAAGCGGAGTTTCTTCACCAATACCACAAAACACACGGCATACCGCTTCGGAGCAAGGCCTTTGCTTTCATCAATAACCTGAATGAATTGGGCAGCTTGGTGCCGGGGATGACCAATTTCCTGATGACCAACAAGTCCACAGGAAACATGATGAAGAAAGTGCTTCGTGTGGCCGAAAAGCGAAACTTGCCCACGATTTCCAAAGTCAACCTCAGGAAATGGTACAAAAAGCACTATGGTAACTTGCCAACGCCTGCAAAAAAAGTGGGGTCAGTTAATTTTTTCTGTGATGAGTTTACCAATTTCAACGATACTGAAATCGGCATCAAAGCCATCAAACTCTTGAATTATTTGGGGTATGAAGTAAAGATGGCTGACCATCCGGAAAGTGGAAGGGGAGCGATTTCCAAAGGCCTTTTGGACAGGGCTAAAAAGCTGGCCAATCAAAATGTCAGTCTTTTTAAAGATAAGGTGACTTTGGATGAGCCCTTGATAGGAGTGGAGCCATCAGCCATTCTGACATTCAAGGACGAATATCCTCGCCTGGTAAACCAAAGCTTGGTTGAGGATGCCAAAAAGCTGAAGCGCCATAGCATGATGGTGGATGAGTTTTTGGCCAAGGAAGTCATGCGTGGCAATATTTCCGCTGAACAGTTTACCAAAGCCAGTAAGAAAGTTCTGCTTCACGGCCACTGTCATCAGAAGTCCCTTTCTTCAGTATCCTTTACACAAAAGCTGTTGACACTGCCTGAAAATTACACGCTGGAAACCATTCCTTCCGGCTGCTGTGGTATGGCGGGGTCTTTTGGGTATGAGGAGGAACACTACGAGGTCAGTATGAATGTCGGAGAACTGGTGTTGTTTCCGGCGGTTCGGAAAGCCGATGAAGCTACCATTGTGGCTGCACCTGGTACAAGTTGTAGGCATCAGATTGCCGATGGAACGGGGAGAAAAGCCCTGCATCCCGTGGAAGTCTTGTTTGATGCTGCAGGTTTATAA